From a region of the Corallococcus coralloides DSM 2259 genome:
- a CDS encoding NAD(P)/FAD-dependent oxidoreductase — translation MNTTRENLPHVVILGGGFGGLYAARYLRKAGVRVTMVDRHNHHLFQPLLYQVATATLSPSDIAAPLRAMLGRDHVQVLLAEVTGVDTARKRVLLADGELAYDFLIVATGATHSYFGNDAWSRHSMGLKTVEDALEIRRRVLLAFEQAEREPDPERRRALLTFAIIGAGPTGVELAGALAEISRNSLSGDFQNIDPRDARVILIEGMDRVLPTYPENLSVEARQVLVGLGVEVRTGTRVTNIDAAGVDMGPEHLAARTVLWAAGVEASPVARSLGVTLDRAGRVPVTPELTVPGHPDIFVVGDLALVKQEDGSAVPGVAPAAMQEGKHAVLNLRRQLAGQPMQPFRYWDRGTYAVIGRGHAVGVAFRRVKQSGFVAWLAWLFIHITFLIGFRSKLAVLLNWAYAYLTFGRSARIITGPAPRLEERTVQPLLPSAKSALVGGEPPAPSVLGSLEPDSRGTG, via the coding sequence GTGAATACGACCCGTGAGAACCTTCCCCATGTGGTCATCCTGGGAGGCGGCTTCGGCGGCCTCTACGCGGCCCGGTACCTGCGAAAGGCAGGGGTTCGCGTCACGATGGTGGACCGTCACAACCACCACCTCTTCCAGCCGCTGCTGTACCAGGTGGCCACGGCGACGCTCAGCCCCAGCGACATCGCCGCGCCACTGCGGGCGATGCTCGGACGCGATCATGTCCAGGTGCTGCTCGCGGAAGTCACTGGCGTGGACACCGCGCGCAAGCGCGTCCTGCTGGCGGACGGCGAGCTGGCGTATGACTTCCTCATCGTCGCCACCGGGGCGACGCACTCGTACTTCGGCAATGATGCCTGGTCGCGACACTCGATGGGATTGAAGACCGTCGAGGACGCGCTGGAGATCCGCCGCCGGGTGCTGCTTGCCTTCGAGCAGGCCGAGCGCGAACCGGACCCCGAGCGCCGCCGCGCGCTGCTCACCTTCGCCATCATTGGCGCGGGTCCCACGGGCGTGGAGCTGGCGGGAGCGCTGGCGGAGATCAGCCGCAATTCATTGTCGGGTGACTTCCAGAACATCGACCCACGGGATGCACGCGTCATCCTCATCGAGGGAATGGACCGCGTGCTCCCCACCTATCCCGAGAATCTCTCGGTGGAGGCCCGCCAGGTGCTGGTGGGGCTCGGCGTCGAGGTCCGTACGGGCACCCGGGTCACGAACATCGACGCCGCGGGCGTGGACATGGGCCCTGAACATCTGGCGGCCCGCACGGTGCTCTGGGCCGCGGGGGTGGAGGCCTCGCCCGTGGCCCGCTCGCTCGGCGTGACGCTGGACAGGGCAGGGCGCGTCCCGGTGACGCCCGAGCTCACCGTGCCCGGGCATCCCGACATCTTCGTCGTGGGGGACCTGGCGCTCGTGAAGCAGGAGGACGGAAGCGCGGTCCCGGGAGTGGCGCCCGCGGCGATGCAGGAGGGCAAGCACGCGGTGCTCAACCTCCGCCGTCAGCTCGCGGGTCAGCCCATGCAGCCCTTCCGCTACTGGGACCGGGGAACCTACGCGGTCATCGGCAGGGGCCATGCCGTGGGCGTGGCCTTCCGCCGGGTGAAGCAATCCGGCTTCGTCGCGTGGTTGGCCTGGCTCTTCATCCACATCACCTTCCTCATCGGTTTCCGGAGCAAGCTGGCCGTGCTGCTCAACTGGGCGTACGCGTACCTGACCTTCGGCAGGTCCGCGCGCATCATCACCGGCCCCGCTCCCCGTCTGGAGGAGCGGACCGTGCAGCCCCTACTCCCGAGTGCAAAGTCAGCCCTTGTCGGCGGGGAACCCCCGGCTCCCTCCGTTCTCGGCAGCCTGGAGCCTGACAGTAGAGGCACGGGGTAA
- the pssA gene encoding CDP-diacylglycerol--serine O-phosphatidyltransferase: MKLRKLMFVLPNLFTVTSIFCGFYAITLCSGEAEPVQLYQAALAILFAMFFDGFDGRVARLTKTQSDFGMQLDSLADVMSFGAAPALLVYKWALAPMGFWGLFISFAFMACGAMRLARFNVLAMRNPHGGGGGFFVGLPIPLAAGVLVSLIISHHVASQGEALGDGARVPVAVAVGALSLLMVSTVRYRTFKDARPSRKTALVFMAMALTGAFIAQQFHPAWVLVTYFAAYLVMGLVESAVSVRSRLASRKVGAVAAVAVAAGLDEDDDEDSEPNATDDGPAFL, from the coding sequence ATGAAGCTGCGGAAACTGATGTTCGTGCTCCCGAACCTCTTCACCGTCACCTCCATCTTCTGTGGCTTCTACGCCATCACCCTGTGTTCGGGTGAGGCTGAACCGGTGCAGCTGTACCAGGCGGCCCTGGCCATCCTCTTCGCCATGTTCTTCGACGGGTTCGACGGACGGGTGGCCCGCCTGACGAAGACGCAGAGCGACTTCGGCATGCAACTCGACAGCCTCGCGGACGTCATGTCCTTTGGCGCGGCGCCGGCGCTCCTCGTCTACAAGTGGGCGTTGGCCCCCATGGGCTTCTGGGGCCTGTTCATCTCCTTCGCGTTCATGGCCTGCGGCGCCATGCGGCTGGCGCGCTTCAACGTGCTCGCCATGCGCAACCCGCACGGCGGTGGCGGGGGCTTCTTCGTGGGGCTCCCCATCCCGCTGGCGGCCGGCGTGCTCGTCTCCCTCATCATCTCCCACCACGTGGCCAGCCAGGGCGAGGCGCTCGGTGACGGCGCACGCGTGCCGGTGGCGGTGGCGGTGGGCGCCCTGTCGCTGCTGATGGTGTCCACGGTGCGCTACCGCACCTTCAAGGACGCGCGTCCCAGCCGCAAGACGGCGCTCGTCTTCATGGCCATGGCGCTCACGGGCGCGTTCATCGCCCAGCAGTTCCACCCGGCCTGGGTGCTGGTGACGTACTTCGCCGCGTACCTGGTCATGGGGCTGGTGGAGTCCGCGGTCTCCGTGCGCAGCCGGCTGGCGTCGCGCAAGGTCGGTGCCGTCGCGGCGGTGGCGGTGGCGGCCGGGCTGGACGAGGACGACGACGAGGACTCCGAGCCCAACGCCACGGACGACGGCCCCGCGTTCCTCTGA
- a CDS encoding ExbD/TolR family protein, giving the protein MGMSAGPKGGIKSEINVTPLVDVVLVLLIIFMVVTPMLQRGKSVELPKATEIEKEGKTDADPLILSITPDKKMFVENDEVDEKGLQEKIAAELVKDPGKKILLKGDNALNVGDVRKVLDTARKAKAKQIALGVEEKK; this is encoded by the coding sequence ATGGGAATGTCAGCAGGCCCCAAAGGGGGCATCAAGAGCGAGATCAACGTCACGCCTCTGGTGGACGTGGTGCTGGTGCTCCTCATCATCTTCATGGTCGTGACGCCCATGCTCCAGCGCGGCAAGTCCGTGGAGCTGCCCAAGGCCACGGAGATTGAGAAGGAAGGCAAGACGGACGCCGATCCGCTGATCCTCTCCATCACCCCGGACAAGAAGATGTTCGTGGAGAATGATGAGGTCGACGAGAAGGGGCTCCAGGAGAAGATCGCCGCGGAGCTGGTGAAGGATCCGGGCAAGAAGATCCTCCTGAAGGGCGACAATGCCCTGAACGTGGGCGACGTGCGCAAGGTGCTGGACACGGCCCGCAAGGCGAAGGCGAAGCAGATCGCCCTGGGTGTGGAGGAGAAGAAGTAA
- a CDS encoding MotA/TolQ/ExbB proton channel family protein, with product MQFTLLDIWHHTGLFARMIIFTLAIMSVASLVVMAERMIVFRKTRSDSRNFAAKMGAILAKGDLTTAANTNLGKDVGHLGRVINSGLTAYRITPGNKDLAVESVARALERQAQREVQSLKRGLGLLATVGSTAPFVGLLGTTMGIVNAFQLMAAAGSGGLATISAGISEALITTAFGLLVAIPAVMAYNFLQGWVDARSVDISESSNEFLDVVARHVGGGSSHTA from the coding sequence ATGCAATTTACCCTGCTCGATATCTGGCACCACACGGGCCTCTTCGCCCGCATGATCATCTTCACCCTCGCCATCATGTCGGTGGCGTCGCTGGTCGTCATGGCGGAGCGGATGATCGTCTTCCGCAAGACCCGCTCGGACAGCCGCAACTTCGCCGCCAAGATGGGCGCCATCCTCGCGAAGGGCGACCTGACCACCGCGGCGAACACCAACCTGGGCAAGGACGTGGGCCACCTGGGCCGCGTGATCAACTCCGGCCTGACGGCGTACCGGATCACCCCCGGCAACAAGGACCTGGCGGTGGAGTCCGTGGCCCGCGCGCTGGAGCGCCAGGCGCAGCGCGAGGTGCAGAGCCTCAAGCGCGGCCTGGGCCTGCTGGCCACGGTCGGTTCGACGGCGCCGTTCGTCGGTCTGCTGGGCACCACGATGGGTATCGTGAACGCCTTCCAGCTCATGGCGGCGGCGGGCTCCGGCGGTCTGGCGACGATCTCCGCCGGTATCTCCGAGGCGCTCATCACCACGGCGTTCGGTCTGCTCGTGGCGATCCCCGCGGTGATGGCCTACAACTTCCTGCAGGGCTGGGTGGATGCCCGCTCCGTGGACATCTCCGAGTCCTCCAACGAGTTCCTGGACGTGGTGGCTCGGCACGTGGGCGGCGGTTCGTCGCACACGGCCTAG
- a CDS encoding DUF1285 domain-containing protein, protein MQPPTGQPPPGKRWHTREDSGIRLDAALRWWHDDEPIEHPKIIELFNASLVLDDDGRYQLRIAPDWCYVQVEDAAYEVRTVDVTSDERVSLRLSDRTAEALDLGSLQLSPDGVLTCRVKQGRAKARFSRDAQYQFGELLEESPEGHLVLRAGQRHWEVPLSLEALQAAT, encoded by the coding sequence ATGCAACCTCCCACTGGCCAGCCCCCTCCAGGCAAGCGTTGGCACACCCGTGAGGACAGCGGCATCCGTCTGGATGCGGCGTTGCGCTGGTGGCACGACGATGAGCCCATCGAGCACCCGAAAATCATCGAGCTCTTCAATGCCTCGCTGGTCCTGGATGACGACGGGCGCTACCAGCTCCGCATCGCCCCGGACTGGTGCTACGTCCAGGTGGAGGACGCGGCCTACGAGGTCCGCACCGTGGACGTCACCTCGGACGAGCGTGTGTCCCTGCGTCTGAGCGACCGGACGGCCGAAGCCCTGGACCTGGGGTCGCTCCAGCTCTCGCCGGACGGAGTCCTCACCTGCCGCGTGAAGCAGGGCAGGGCGAAGGCCCGCTTCTCTCGCGATGCGCAGTACCAGTTCGGCGAGCTGCTGGAGGAGAGCCCCGAAGGGCACCTGGTGCTGCGCGCGGGCCAACGCCACTGGGAGGTTCCCCTCTCGCTGGAGGCACTCCAGGCCGCGACCTAG
- a CDS encoding alpha/beta fold hydrolase — protein MPYGQWALWGLAAAAVLLLVNVAWVLLVRRWYRLKGPLPDMLRVQCADGWELTVHARRAPVRRFAEPVLLCHGLAANRFTFDFEPPYSVAHYLTEAGFDCFSVEWRGTGHSQRPPRGRRPTDFTVDDHINHDGPALLELALKETGAKQAFWLGHSLGGLVGYGVAQGPDGGKLAGLLELGAPVYLKSEPFLRTLISLGVRAAWPGSIRQSWVSASMAPFLGYLALPLSDIVVNPRHVPPRVLRQLSVNMMAAMSRKVLLQFQDWISHDAFRSYDRKTDWRAGIAKLQLPVLVMGGSADRLATAANVEAQYALLTSPDRTLHVFGRDRGDKMDYGHGDLIFGTGAPMEVYPVIREWLEQRATPLPPTSAQG, from the coding sequence ATGCCGTACGGGCAGTGGGCCCTGTGGGGATTGGCCGCGGCGGCCGTCCTGCTGCTGGTGAACGTGGCGTGGGTCCTGCTCGTGAGGCGCTGGTACCGCCTCAAGGGGCCCCTTCCCGACATGCTGCGCGTGCAGTGCGCGGATGGGTGGGAACTGACCGTGCACGCCCGGCGGGCCCCGGTGCGCCGCTTCGCGGAGCCCGTCCTGCTGTGCCACGGGCTGGCGGCCAACCGCTTCACCTTCGACTTCGAGCCGCCCTACTCCGTGGCCCACTACCTCACCGAGGCCGGCTTCGACTGCTTCAGCGTGGAGTGGCGCGGCACCGGGCACTCGCAGCGTCCGCCCAGGGGACGGCGGCCCACGGACTTCACCGTGGACGACCACATCAACCACGACGGGCCGGCGCTGCTGGAGCTGGCGCTGAAGGAGACCGGCGCGAAGCAGGCCTTCTGGCTGGGCCACTCGCTGGGGGGCCTGGTGGGGTACGGCGTGGCGCAGGGGCCTGATGGCGGGAAGCTGGCGGGCCTGCTCGAGCTGGGGGCGCCGGTGTATCTCAAGTCGGAGCCGTTCCTGCGGACGCTCATCTCGCTGGGCGTGCGCGCGGCGTGGCCCGGGAGCATCCGGCAGTCGTGGGTGAGCGCCAGCATGGCGCCCTTCCTGGGCTACCTCGCGCTGCCCCTGTCGGACATCGTCGTGAACCCCCGGCATGTTCCGCCACGCGTCCTGCGGCAGCTGTCCGTCAACATGATGGCGGCGATGAGCCGCAAGGTGCTGCTCCAGTTCCAGGACTGGATCTCCCACGACGCGTTCCGTTCCTACGACCGCAAGACGGACTGGCGCGCGGGCATCGCGAAGCTCCAGTTGCCCGTGCTGGTGATGGGCGGCAGCGCGGACCGACTGGCCACCGCGGCCAACGTGGAAGCGCAGTACGCGCTGCTCACGTCACCGGATCGCACACTGCATGTCTTTGGCCGGGACCGCGGGGACAAGATGGACTACGGCCACGGCGACCTCATCTTCGGCACCGGCGCGCCCATGGAGGTCTACCCCGTCATTCGCGAGTGGCTCGAACAGCGCGCCACGCCCCTGCCTCCCACGTCCGCTCAGGGCTGA
- a CDS encoding ExbD/TolR family protein: MSRGHKQRQWVKPASAPNSEINVTPLVDVVLVLLIIFMVVTPLLEKDILVRVPETEVEENQPPPEPDDQQIVVQVDKSGAYSINTEQIPASDYVARLKRMLNAKKPDEKVVFFMADDAANYGKLVVALDGARAAGAKILGMATELPQNAVIQGTQATPDGAPPAPPAPPTP, from the coding sequence ATGTCCCGAGGACACAAGCAGCGTCAGTGGGTCAAGCCCGCGTCCGCGCCGAACTCGGAGATCAACGTCACGCCCCTGGTGGACGTGGTGCTGGTGCTCCTCATCATCTTCATGGTGGTGACCCCCCTCCTGGAGAAGGACATCCTCGTCCGCGTCCCGGAGACGGAGGTGGAGGAGAACCAGCCGCCGCCGGAGCCCGATGATCAGCAGATCGTCGTGCAGGTGGACAAGAGCGGCGCCTACTCCATCAACACGGAGCAGATCCCCGCTTCGGACTACGTCGCCCGCCTCAAGCGGATGCTGAACGCCAAGAAGCCGGACGAGAAGGTCGTCTTCTTCATGGCGGATGACGCGGCGAACTACGGCAAGCTCGTGGTGGCGCTGGATGGCGCCCGTGCTGCGGGAGCGAAGATCCTGGGCATGGCCACCGAGCTTCCCCAGAACGCGGTCATCCAGGGCACGCAGGCCACGCCGGACGGCGCGCCGCCCGCCCCCCCTGCCCCGCCGACGCCCTGA
- a CDS encoding energy transducer TonB has product MFDSVLDRGQGPRSRFGVGAGVSTLLHVGLLGLVAYLSTRPPPVEEKEVEVTLKATMAPPPPPPPPPPPASKPKTEKKVTPKKPKDVIVQPKEIPQQKPVETETAPEPEEEEASESEVEGGVEGGVAGGVVGGVVGGVIGGVVGGQLGGTGTDVLAFGQGMTRPEKIAGPEVSYTREAIEARVQGLMIVKCVITTEGKVERCRTIKPLPHMEQAVMDVLTASRYKPVTFQGRPVEVQYTFNFNLKLPR; this is encoded by the coding sequence ATGTTCGATTCAGTCCTTGACCGCGGGCAAGGACCCAGGTCGCGCTTCGGCGTGGGTGCTGGCGTCTCCACGCTGCTCCACGTTGGCCTGCTGGGTCTTGTGGCCTATCTCTCCACGCGTCCGCCTCCCGTGGAGGAGAAGGAGGTCGAGGTCACGCTGAAGGCCACGATGGCGCCTCCGCCTCCGCCGCCTCCGCCGCCTCCGCCGGCGTCGAAGCCGAAGACGGAGAAGAAGGTCACGCCCAAGAAGCCCAAGGACGTGATCGTGCAGCCGAAGGAGATCCCGCAGCAGAAGCCCGTGGAGACGGAGACCGCGCCCGAGCCCGAGGAAGAGGAGGCGAGCGAGTCCGAGGTCGAGGGTGGCGTGGAAGGTGGCGTCGCGGGCGGTGTGGTGGGTGGCGTGGTGGGTGGCGTGATCGGCGGAGTGGTGGGCGGCCAGCTGGGTGGAACGGGCACGGACGTGCTGGCGTTCGGCCAGGGCATGACGCGTCCTGAGAAGATCGCGGGTCCGGAAGTGTCCTATACGCGTGAAGCCATTGAAGCGCGCGTGCAGGGCCTGATGATCGTGAAGTGCGTGATCACGACCGAGGGAAAGGTCGAGCGCTGCCGCACGATCAAGCCGCTCCCTCACATGGAGCAGGCCGTGATGGACGTGCTCACCGCCTCACGTTACAAGCCGGTCACGTTCCAGGGCAGGCCGGTCGAAGTGCAGTACACGTTCAACTTCAACCTGAAGCTGCCGCGCTGA
- a CDS encoding CinA family nicotinamide mononucleotide deamidase-related protein: MRVELLCTGDELVTGLITDTNSTYLEARLFDLGVKVARVTLVGDVRPDITGALLEASARADVVIVSGGLGPTADDFTLECAAAAAGVSMEEDARVLGWLKERYAARGMALNPGALRMARIPAGTEPVRNPQGSAPLVIQQLGRAHLFFLPGVPREYRALVDGEVLPRVRTWLAAEPGRTFRAFRLLRTVRLPESVLNERVMPLAPSHPRVVFGFRTHAPENHLKLMAEAPTQAEADAALAAAEAACRLALGTHVYGADSSEYAPVLLELLARRGHSLAVAESCTGGLVAQELTAVPGSSQVFIGGAVAYSEKMKSAWVGVPPDILEKHSAVSSQTALAMAEGVRAACGATFGLSVTGYAGPGGGTPEDPVGTVYCGLAGLGMEPRCERISLSGDRDRVRLFAASHVLEMLRLHLLAAPVSP; this comes from the coding sequence ATGCGCGTCGAGCTGCTGTGCACCGGTGACGAACTCGTCACCGGCCTCATCACGGACACCAACAGCACCTACCTGGAAGCCCGCCTCTTCGACCTGGGCGTGAAGGTCGCACGGGTGACGCTGGTGGGCGACGTGCGTCCGGACATCACGGGCGCGCTGCTGGAGGCCTCGGCGCGCGCGGACGTGGTCATCGTCTCGGGAGGCCTGGGCCCCACCGCGGACGACTTCACGCTGGAGTGCGCCGCCGCCGCCGCGGGCGTGTCCATGGAAGAGGACGCGCGGGTGCTCGGCTGGCTGAAGGAGCGCTACGCCGCGCGGGGCATGGCCCTGAATCCGGGCGCCCTGCGAATGGCGCGCATCCCCGCGGGCACCGAACCGGTGCGCAATCCCCAGGGCTCGGCGCCGCTGGTCATCCAGCAATTGGGCCGCGCCCACCTGTTCTTCCTCCCCGGTGTCCCGCGCGAATACCGCGCCCTGGTGGACGGAGAGGTGCTGCCCCGCGTGCGGACCTGGCTCGCTGCGGAACCCGGCCGCACGTTCCGGGCCTTCCGCCTGCTGCGAACCGTGCGCCTGCCCGAGTCCGTGCTGAACGAGCGGGTGATGCCCCTGGCCCCCAGCCACCCCAGGGTGGTGTTCGGCTTCCGGACGCACGCACCGGAGAACCACCTGAAGCTGATGGCGGAAGCCCCCACGCAGGCGGAGGCAGACGCCGCGCTCGCGGCCGCGGAGGCCGCATGCCGGCTGGCGCTGGGCACCCACGTCTATGGCGCCGATTCCAGCGAATACGCCCCCGTCCTCCTCGAGCTGCTGGCGCGTCGCGGTCACTCGCTGGCGGTGGCGGAGAGCTGCACGGGCGGCCTCGTCGCGCAGGAGCTCACGGCCGTCCCGGGCTCCAGCCAGGTCTTCATCGGAGGGGCGGTCGCCTATTCGGAGAAGATGAAGTCCGCCTGGGTGGGCGTGCCCCCGGACATCCTCGAGAAGCACAGCGCCGTATCGTCCCAGACAGCGCTCGCCATGGCGGAGGGAGTCCGCGCCGCCTGCGGCGCCACGTTTGGCCTGTCCGTCACGGGCTATGCGGGCCCCGGTGGAGGTACGCCCGAGGACCCCGTGGGCACCGTGTACTGCGGGCTGGCCGGTCTCGGAATGGAGCCCCGCTGCGAGCGGATCTCGCTCTCGGGTGACCGGGACCGGGTCCGCCTGTTCGCCGCGTCCCACGTGCTGGAAATGTTGAGGTTGCACCTGCTCGCCGCCCCCGTGTCGCCATGA
- a CDS encoding YifB family Mg chelatase-like AAA ATPase has product MLARVRSGALMGIDAVVVECEVDMALGLPYFNVVGLPEGAARESKVRVVSALKNAGFDLPQKRITVNLAPAEIRKEGAAFELPIALGVLAAARLMEEEPLERYLFGGELSLDGSIKAIKGVLPLAVAARNGGFQGVMVPAANAAEAALVEGLQVLSVAHLKEAVGHLTGKAPLTPLTRTGSALSGPRTVAADMADVRGQPELKLALELAAAGGHNILMAGPPGSGKTMLARRLPGILPEMTFDEALEVTKVYSIQGLLGDEQALIRERPFRAPHHTLSDAGLVGGGPTARPGELSLAHHGVLFLDELPEFRKNVLEVLRQPLEEGAIHLARATQHITYPCRVMLVAAMNPCPCGYFNVPGGKCECPEHRVFAYHERISGPLLDRIDITVQTRPVEYHHLAEKNQELPSHYYRQRVEAARERQRARFHDMPGVYCNAQMPSHLLRRYCVLSPRAEKALETAVTHFGLSARAHDRILKLALTRSDLEGHGRIEAVDMQLAVDCRMLDRRGWLHANTRGAVNALPRASTVRLQAAENGGSRGFPADKG; this is encoded by the coding sequence ATGCTGGCGAGGGTGCGGTCGGGGGCATTGATGGGCATCGACGCGGTGGTGGTGGAGTGCGAGGTCGACATGGCCCTCGGGCTGCCCTACTTCAACGTCGTGGGGCTGCCAGAGGGAGCAGCCCGGGAGTCGAAGGTCCGGGTGGTCTCCGCGCTGAAGAACGCGGGCTTCGACCTTCCGCAGAAGCGGATCACGGTCAACCTGGCGCCCGCGGAGATCCGCAAGGAAGGGGCGGCCTTCGAGCTGCCCATCGCGTTGGGCGTCCTGGCGGCGGCGCGGTTGATGGAGGAGGAACCGCTGGAGCGCTACCTCTTTGGCGGAGAGCTGTCGCTGGATGGCTCCATCAAGGCCATCAAGGGCGTGCTTCCGCTGGCCGTGGCGGCCCGGAATGGCGGCTTCCAGGGGGTCATGGTGCCGGCAGCCAACGCGGCGGAGGCGGCGCTGGTGGAAGGCCTCCAGGTGCTGTCCGTGGCCCACCTGAAAGAGGCCGTGGGACACCTCACCGGCAAGGCCCCGCTGACGCCGCTGACGCGCACGGGGAGCGCGCTGAGCGGTCCTCGCACGGTGGCCGCGGACATGGCCGACGTGCGGGGGCAGCCGGAGCTCAAGCTGGCATTGGAGCTCGCGGCGGCGGGCGGCCACAACATCCTGATGGCCGGACCGCCAGGCTCGGGCAAGACGATGCTGGCGCGACGGCTGCCAGGCATTTTGCCCGAGATGACCTTCGACGAGGCGCTGGAGGTCACGAAGGTCTACTCCATCCAGGGGCTCTTGGGAGACGAGCAGGCGCTGATCCGCGAGCGTCCGTTTCGCGCGCCCCACCACACACTGTCCGATGCGGGGCTCGTGGGAGGAGGCCCCACGGCCCGCCCAGGCGAGCTGTCCCTGGCGCACCACGGCGTGCTGTTCCTCGACGAGCTGCCGGAGTTCCGCAAGAACGTGCTGGAGGTGCTGCGCCAGCCCCTGGAGGAAGGCGCCATCCACCTGGCACGCGCCACCCAGCACATCACGTATCCCTGCCGGGTCATGCTGGTGGCGGCGATGAACCCCTGCCCGTGTGGCTACTTCAACGTGCCGGGGGGCAAGTGCGAATGCCCAGAACACCGCGTCTTCGCCTACCACGAGCGCATCAGCGGTCCCCTCTTGGACCGTATCGACATCACCGTGCAGACGCGGCCGGTGGAGTACCACCACCTCGCCGAGAAGAACCAGGAACTGCCCAGCCACTACTACCGGCAGCGTGTGGAGGCCGCGCGTGAACGGCAGCGCGCCCGCTTCCACGACATGCCAGGGGTGTACTGCAATGCCCAGATGCCCTCGCATCTGCTGCGCCGCTACTGCGTGTTGTCCCCGCGCGCGGAAAAGGCGCTGGAGACCGCGGTCACTCACTTTGGTTTGTCCGCTCGGGCGCATGACCGCATCCTCAAGCTCGCGCTGACGCGCTCGGACCTGGAGGGACACGGGCGTATCGAGGCCGTGGACATGCAGCTCGCCGTCGATTGCCGGATGCTGGACCGCCGGGGCTGGCTCCACGCCAATACCCGGGGCGCAGTGAATGCGTTACCCCGTGCCTCTACTGTCAGGCTCCAGGCTGCCGAGAACGGAGGGAGCCGGGGGTTCCCCGCCGACAAGGGCTGA
- the recA gene encoding recombinase RecA, whose amino-acid sequence MSRLTEKLKAVAAAVASIEKQFGRGAVMTLGADAPEQKVAVIPTGSVGLDRALGVGGYPRGRVVELFGNESSGKTTLTLHAIAQVQAVGGVAAFIDAEHALDLSYARKLGVRTEELLVAQPDTGEQALEITEQLVRSGAVDLIVVDSVAALVPRAEIEGEMGDAHMGVQARLMSQALRKLTGAVSRSGTCIIFINQVRMKIGVMFGNPETTTGGNALKFYSSVRMEIRRTGNLKEGDAVVGSRARVKVVKNKLAPPFQEAEFDVLYGTGIHRAAEVLDLAVSAGVVEKSGSHFSLRGERIGQGRERACEWLREHPDVLEALARDLVGATAPAVPAGDAAAA is encoded by the coding sequence ATGAGCAGGCTGACGGAGAAGTTGAAGGCAGTGGCGGCGGCGGTGGCGTCCATCGAGAAACAGTTCGGACGGGGCGCGGTGATGACGCTCGGCGCGGACGCACCGGAGCAGAAGGTGGCGGTCATTCCCACGGGGTCGGTGGGATTGGACCGCGCGCTGGGCGTGGGAGGCTATCCGCGAGGTCGCGTGGTGGAGCTGTTCGGCAACGAGTCCTCCGGCAAGACGACACTCACCCTGCATGCCATCGCGCAGGTGCAGGCCGTGGGAGGCGTCGCGGCCTTCATCGACGCGGAGCACGCGCTGGACTTGTCCTACGCGCGCAAGCTGGGCGTGCGTACGGAGGAACTGCTCGTGGCGCAGCCGGACACCGGGGAGCAGGCGCTCGAAATCACCGAGCAGCTCGTGCGCTCGGGCGCCGTGGACCTCATCGTGGTGGATTCGGTGGCGGCGCTGGTTCCCCGGGCGGAAATCGAAGGGGAGATGGGTGACGCGCACATGGGCGTCCAGGCGCGGCTGATGAGCCAGGCGCTGCGGAAGCTCACGGGCGCGGTGAGCCGCTCCGGCACCTGCATCATCTTCATCAACCAGGTCCGCATGAAGATTGGCGTGATGTTCGGCAACCCGGAGACGACGACGGGTGGCAACGCGCTGAAGTTCTATTCGTCGGTGCGCATGGAGATCCGCCGCACGGGCAACCTCAAGGAGGGCGACGCGGTGGTGGGCTCACGGGCCCGCGTGAAGGTGGTGAAGAACAAGCTGGCGCCCCCGTTCCAGGAGGCGGAGTTCGACGTGCTCTACGGCACGGGCATCCACCGTGCCGCCGAGGTGCTGGACCTGGCCGTGAGCGCGGGCGTGGTGGAGAAGTCGGGCAGCCACTTCAGCCTGCGGGGTGAGCGCATCGGCCAGGGCCGTGAGCGGGCGTGCGAGTGGCTGCGGGAGCACCCGGACGTCCTGGAGGCCCTCGCTCGCGACCTGGTGGGAGCCACCGCGCCCGCCGTGCCGGCCGGGGACGCCGCGGCGGCCTAG